One genomic segment of Oncorhynchus kisutch isolate 150728-3 linkage group LG15, Okis_V2, whole genome shotgun sequence includes these proteins:
- the LOC109879816 gene encoding syntaxin-5-like, with protein sequence MTCRDRTNEFQSACKSLQTRQNGVQPTKPALSALKQRSDFTLMAKRIGKDLSNTFAKLEKLTILAKRKSLFDDKAVEIEELTYIIKQDINSLNKQIAQLQDLIRSRGAPSGRHIQTHSNTIVVSLQSKLASMSNDFKSVLEVRTENLKQQKSRREQFSQPPVSSSSPLLANNFKSSVLMQDESRSMGGEVAINMDNQSNPLQLQLIDEQDSYIQSRADTMQNIESTIVELGSIFQQLAHMVKEQEETVQRIDANVEDTQLNVDMAHTEILKYFQSVSSNRWLMVKIFLVLIVFFIVFVVFLA encoded by the exons ATGACGTGCAGGGATCGCACCAATGAGTTTCAGTCCGCTTGCAAATCCCTACAGACCAGACAG AATGGTGTTCAGCCCACCAAGCCGGCCCTCAGTGCTCTCAAGCAACGCAGTGACTTCACCCTCATGGCCAA GAGAATAGGAAAAGACCTGAGTAATACGTTTGCTAAACTAGAGAAACTCACTATAT TGGCTAAAAGAAAATCTCTATTTGATGACAAGGCAGTGGAGATTGAAGAGTTAACCTACATCATCAAGCAG GACATTAACAGCCTGAACAAGCAGATAGCCCAGCTGCAGGATCTGATCCGTTCACGTGGAGCTCCCAGCGGCAGACACATCCAGACCCATTCCAACACCATCGTTGTCTCCCTGCAG TCCAAACTGGCATCCATGTCCAATGACTTCAAGTCGGTTCTAGAAGTAAGAACAGAG AACCTGAAGCAACAGAAGAGCAGGAGAGAACAGTTCTctcagcctcctgtctcctcttcttctcctctcctcgccaACAACTTCA AGAGTTCAGTGTTGATGCAGGATGAGTCCAGGagtatggggggtgaggtggccATCAACATGGACAACCAGTCTAACCCTCTACAGCTCCAGCTCATTGATGAGCAG gaCTCATACATCCAGAGCCGTGCAGACACCATGCAGAACATTGAGAGCACCATCGTAGAGCTGGGTTCCATCTTCCAGCAGCTGGCGCACATGGTGAAGGAGCAGGAGGAGACCGtacagag GATTGATGCTAACGTGGAGGACACTCAGCTCAATGTGGACATGGCTCACACAGAGATCCTAAAGTACTTCCAGTCTGTGTCCTCCAACCGCTGGCTTATGGTCAAGATTTTCCTCGTCCTCATCGTCTTCTTCATCGTCTTTGTGGTCTTCCTCGCCTGA
- the LOC109879817 gene encoding protein RD3-like isoform X1 codes for MCAYEMFPWSAVFSLEPKVPGQRTAEELVTNTLMLELGAMVKRTERIRLERVTQEGRRRRSSSSADYRWLATAPTHQPYELTPRDLIELQDLCARVPPSQCGPVIVRFRNLVTKTEPEVYEVARLFRTVLRDCVEGEEENEEMRMRSAGWDKQRSKSLSFVTFRSKFRPAPFRGGGLGGSRGNLQEESSWYEEEVEEQEGAANVARAARKGRSMSMPDITPIEQSALG; via the exons ATGTGTGCTTATGAG ATGTTCCCCTGGTCAGCAGTGTTTTCTCTGGAGCCGAAGGTGCCTGGACAGCGTACGGCAGAAGAACTAGTCACCAATACTCTGATGCTGGAGCTGGGTGCCATGGTGAAGCGCACTGAACGTATCCGCCTGGAAAGGGTGACACAAGAGGGCCGGCGCCGACGCAGCTCCTCCTCTGCTGATTATAGATGGCTGGCCACTGCCCCCACCCACCAACCCTACGAGCTGACCCCCCGAGATCTGATAGAACTGCAGGACCTGTGTGCCAGGGTGCCACCATCTCAGTGTGGCCCTGTCATTGTCAG GTTCAGGAATCTGGTGACAAAGACCGAGCCGGAAGTTTACGAGGTGGCTCGTCTGTTCCGCACGGTTCTACGTGACTgtgtggagggagaagaggagaacgaGGAGATGAGGATGAGGTCAGCCGGCTGGGACAAACAACGCAGCAAGAGCCTCTCCTTTGTAACATTCCGCTCCAAGTTCCGCCCCGCACCCTTCAGGGGCGGGGGCCTGGGCGGGTCGCGTGGCAACCTGCAGGAGGAGTCCAGCTGGtatgaggaagaggtggaggagcagGAGGGAGCAGCGAATGTGGCGAGAGCGGCCAGGAAGGGGAGGAGCATGAGCATGCCTGATATCACCCCCATCGAACAGAGTGCACTTGGCTGA
- the LOC109879817 gene encoding protein RD3-like isoform X2, translated as MFPWSAVFSLEPKVPGQRTAEELVTNTLMLELGAMVKRTERIRLERVTQEGRRRRSSSSADYRWLATAPTHQPYELTPRDLIELQDLCARVPPSQCGPVIVRFRNLVTKTEPEVYEVARLFRTVLRDCVEGEEENEEMRMRSAGWDKQRSKSLSFVTFRSKFRPAPFRGGGLGGSRGNLQEESSWYEEEVEEQEGAANVARAARKGRSMSMPDITPIEQSALG; from the exons ATGTTCCCCTGGTCAGCAGTGTTTTCTCTGGAGCCGAAGGTGCCTGGACAGCGTACGGCAGAAGAACTAGTCACCAATACTCTGATGCTGGAGCTGGGTGCCATGGTGAAGCGCACTGAACGTATCCGCCTGGAAAGGGTGACACAAGAGGGCCGGCGCCGACGCAGCTCCTCCTCTGCTGATTATAGATGGCTGGCCACTGCCCCCACCCACCAACCCTACGAGCTGACCCCCCGAGATCTGATAGAACTGCAGGACCTGTGTGCCAGGGTGCCACCATCTCAGTGTGGCCCTGTCATTGTCAG GTTCAGGAATCTGGTGACAAAGACCGAGCCGGAAGTTTACGAGGTGGCTCGTCTGTTCCGCACGGTTCTACGTGACTgtgtggagggagaagaggagaacgaGGAGATGAGGATGAGGTCAGCCGGCTGGGACAAACAACGCAGCAAGAGCCTCTCCTTTGTAACATTCCGCTCCAAGTTCCGCCCCGCACCCTTCAGGGGCGGGGGCCTGGGCGGGTCGCGTGGCAACCTGCAGGAGGAGTCCAGCTGGtatgaggaagaggtggaggagcagGAGGGAGCAGCGAATGTGGCGAGAGCGGCCAGGAAGGGGAGGAGCATGAGCATGCCTGATATCACCCCCATCGAACAGAGTGCACTTGGCTGA